CATGACCCAATAAATATTCCACCACTTGAACATAGCCGCCCAAATACTATAAGACCATGGACAATGTAAAAGAAGATGGTCTATCGATTCGATATCCGAACACCACCCGCACTTGTCATCCGAACCATCTCTCAAACAATGCCTAAAATGTAACACTTCTTTAACCAGTATTCCTCCTTGGATTGCTAACCAATGAAAGATAGTGATTTTGGAAGGGATACTTTTGTTCCATACAACATTAACCCAATCGAACTCTACATTCAAATTAGCAACAAGCGTAATCCGGGTGCCCTCCGCTACCGAATAGACCTTATCAACGGAGTGAACCCATTGAATCTCATCACCCTTATCATTATTATGCGATATAGGACCCAACAATGCCAAAAGCGTTTGTAATTGTGATTCTTCATACAAATCCCTCTCCTCATCCAACCCATATCCCAAATCATTGAACCATAAGAATCG
This window of the Rutidosis leptorrhynchoides isolate AG116_Rl617_1_P2 chromosome 7, CSIRO_AGI_Rlap_v1, whole genome shotgun sequence genome carries:
- the LOC139859905 gene encoding uncharacterized protein; amino-acid sequence: MALVRWSKACLPKECGGLGIVPLRLKNLTLLAKWSLLSPIWFDLVKLQRVDELVDIISPQSGVGRFLWFNDLGYGLDEERDLYEESQLQTLLALLGPISHNNDKGDEIQWVHSVDKVYSVAEGTRITLVANLNVEFDWVNVVWNKSIPSKITIFHWLAIQGGILVKEVLHFRHCLRDGSDDKCGWCSDIESIDHLLLHCPWSYSIWAAMFKWWNIYWVMPSPVSEFSLDCYKGLGINASKFWSLIGPATYWAIWLA